One region of Micromonospora ureilytica genomic DNA includes:
- a CDS encoding DUF6244 family protein: MSAAQIIARLAAASQKLDEAKAKTAAAAQDAAEARALVAGALEGVAAGPLVGMIDSYRQALAQASQGGDPAKQHVQETIAKVRALGN, encoded by the coding sequence GTGAGCGCAGCACAGATCATCGCGAGGTTGGCGGCGGCGTCGCAGAAGCTGGACGAGGCGAAGGCCAAGACCGCAGCGGCAGCACAGGACGCCGCCGAGGCGCGAGCACTCGTCGCCGGTGCGTTGGAAGGCGTAGCCGCCGGTCCGCTGGTCGGCATGATCGATTCGTACCGCCAGGCGCTTGCGCAGGCGTCCCAGGGTGGCGACCCGGCAAAGCAGCACGTGCAGGAGACGATCGCCAAGGTCCGAGCGCTGGGAAACTGA
- a CDS encoding nitroreductase family deazaflavin-dependent oxidoreductase, with product MTTHEQNETVEDSPVGWVASHIRRYVRSDGADGGTFHGVPSLLLTTRGRRSGKLRRTALMYGRDGDNHLLVASNGGAVTHPAWYLNLTADPTVEIQVGAERIVGRARTATGEERVRLWPVMTKVFPTYARYAKETDREIPVVVIEREPTID from the coding sequence GTGACCACACACGAGCAGAACGAGACGGTCGAGGACAGCCCGGTTGGCTGGGTCGCCAGCCACATCCGGCGCTACGTGCGGAGCGACGGCGCCGACGGCGGCACCTTCCACGGCGTACCCTCGCTGCTGCTCACCACCCGCGGACGCCGATCGGGCAAGCTGCGCCGCACGGCCCTGATGTACGGACGCGACGGCGACAACCATCTGCTGGTGGCGTCCAACGGCGGCGCGGTCACGCACCCCGCCTGGTACCTGAACCTCACCGCCGACCCGACCGTGGAGATCCAGGTCGGCGCCGAGCGGATCGTCGGCCGGGCCCGGACCGCGACCGGCGAGGAGCGCGTCCGGCTGTGGCCGGTGATGACGAAGGTCTTCCCGACGTACGCCCGCTACGCGAAGGAGACCGACCGCGAGATCCCGGTCGTCGTCATCGAACGCGAACCCACGATCGATTGA